In the Primulina eburnea isolate SZY01 unplaced genomic scaffold, ASM2296580v1 ctg739_ERROPOS11973397, whole genome shotgun sequence genome, one interval contains:
- the LOC140821996 gene encoding uncharacterized protein, which produces MPAIIMFSRFLVYLGVCFLINFGILINAASAPRVKVGNISRVEDAINFQLYYGQTFKVIKNGLDGKSYLLIQKNSKMATNRTKYCSSRIKSFVIPLTNYSVDTRNQFPVSFLELLGLLGSLMGITSDSVASECVLKLYSEGQLQLINNTEFNQFEAHFISINNDAQSSCNLATFLPMDEEDPLQRAEWIKYLGVFANMETRANQVYHAIKQNYLCLSKAAVNKKGSTFKPVVAWMAYTDGVWSFTQEAYKLKYVEDSGGENIDDSINKVTYNVSVPDELDAFQAILCSVDVVIDESYTNDPQSYTASTFLQNLNVDDQSCFAFMSNQSLWRYDKRTRNSLILDWYDGAISQPHLVLADLIQTLFPSINYTSTYFRNIAKGEGIVSIGPEMCNRDISTAMDPPIVDCQLKYH; this is translated from the exons ATGCCTGCAATAATAATGTTTTCAAGGTTTTTGGTGTATCTCGGCGTTTGTTTCTTAATTAATTTTGGAATCCTGATCAATGCTGCTTCTGCTCCGAGGGTGAAAGTCGGAAACATTTCACGGGTGGAAGATGCTATAAACTTTCAACTATATTATGGGCAGACTTTTAAAGTTATCAAGAATGGACTTGATGGAAAGAGTTATCTTCTCATtcag AAAAATTCGAAGATGGCAACAAATAGGACGAAATATTGCTCCTCAAGGATAAAATCCTTTGTCATTCCCTTAACCAACTATTCAGTAGATACTCGAAACCAGTTTCCAG TTTCTTTTTTGGAG CTGTTAGGATTACTTGGAAGTTTAATGGGCATTACATCAGATTCAGTGGCTTCGGAATGTGTACTGAAACTGTACAGTGAAGGCCAACTTCAACTCATCAACAATACCGAATTTAATCAATTTGAGGCCCATTTCATCAGTATTAATAATGATGCGCAATCCTCGTGTAATTTGGCAACTTTTCTACCCATGGATGAGGAAGATCCTCTCCAG AGAGCCGAGTGGATAAAATATTTGGGAGTGTTTGCAAACATGGAGACGAGAGCAAATCAAGTGTACCATGCA ATTAAACAGAATTATTTGTGCCTAAGTAAGGCTGCGGTCAACAAGAAAGGGTCGACTTTCAAACCAGTGGTGGCTTGGATGGCCTATACAGAT GGGGTGTGGTCTTTCACGCAAGAGGCTTACAAGTTAAAG tACGTGGAGGATTCGGGTGGGGAAAACATTGATGATTCCATCAATAAAGTAACATATAACGTCTCAGTGCCCGATGAACTGGATGCATTTCAGGCTATCCTATGC agCGTGGACGTGGTGATCGACGAAAGCTATACTAATGATCCACAATCCTACACAGCTTCCACTTTTCTTCAAAATTTGAATGTTGATGATCAATCTTGCTTTGCCTTCATGTCCAATCAAAGCCTGTGGAGATATGACAAAAGAACTCGAAATTCCCTTATTCTAg ATTGGTACGATGGAGCCATTTCTCAGCCCCATTTAGTCCTTGCGGATCTAATCCAAACTTTATTTCCATCTATAAATTACACGTCCACTTACTTCAGAAATATTGCTAAG GGAGAAGGAATTGTGAGCATTGGCCCTGAAATGTGCAATAGAGATATCTCCACTGCCATGGATCCACCAATCGTAGATTGCCAACTGAAATATCATTGA
- the LOC140822038 gene encoding sucrose synthase 5-like, translated as MASNAPALKRSESMAESMPEALRQSRYHMKRCFAKYIEKGRRLMKLQHLMDEMEQVIDDKVERTHLLEGLLGYILCTTQEAAVVPPSVAFAIRPSPGFWEYVKVNANDLSGEEITATEYLKYKEMTVDETWANDQNALEIDFGAMDYSLPHLTLSSSVGNGVGYISKFLTSNLNNRNLESAQSLVDYLLSLNHQGEKLVINETLSTVSKLQGALIVAELALMSLPKDTPYHSFEMRFKEWGFEKGWGDTAERVHETMHSLSEILQAPDPLNVEKFFGRLPIIFNIVLFSVHGYFGQSDVLGLPDTGGQVVYVLDQVVALEEELLLRIKQQGLNVKPQILVVTRLIPDAKGTKCNQELEPIFNTKHSHILRVPFRTEDGILRQWISRFDIYPYLERFLQDATNKIIEVMEGKPDLIIGNYTDGNLVASLMARKLDITLGTIAHALEKTKYEDSDMKWKELDPKHHFSCQFTADLIAMNSADFIITSTYQEIAGSKDRSGQYESHTAFTLPGLYRVVSGINVFEPKFNISSPGSDQSVYFPHTDKQKRFMNYSAAIEELLFSKTDNDEHIGYLEDREKPIIFTMARLDIVKNIAGLTEWYGKNKRLRNLVNLVVVGGFFDSSKSKDREEAAEIKKMHLLIENYTLKGQIRWIAAQTDRRRNGELYRAISDTKGAFVQPALYEAFGLTVVEAMNCGLPTFATNQGGPAEIIVDGISGFHINPNNGDESSNKIADFFQKSNEDPSYWNRISVQGLQRINECYTWKIYANKVLNMGCIYSFWKKLHKAEKQAKGRYIQTFYNLQFRSLVKNVLIKKDDETPQQGEKEKPKQQISRRRSQSQSTLQRCLRRWW; from the exons ATGGCTTCTAATGCACCGGCCTTGAAACGGTCAGAATCGATGGCAGAGAGCATGCCGGAGGCACTGAGGCAAAGCCGGTACCACATGAAGAGGTGCTTTGCTAAGTACATTGAAAAAGGGAGGAGATTGATGAAACTTCAACACTTGATGGATGAAATGGAACAAGTTATAGATGATAAGGTTGAAAGGACTCATTTACTTGAAGGGTTGCTCGGTTACATCTTGTGCACAACTCAG GAAGCAGCTGTGGTTCCTCCAAGTGTTGCTTTTGCCATCAGGCCTTCTCCTGGATTTTGGGAGTATGTCAAAGTCAATGCTAATGATCTATCGGGTGAAGAGATCACTGCAACCGAGTACTTGAAATACAAAGAAATGACAGTGGATGAGACTTG GGCAAATGATCAGAATGCATTGGAGATTGATTTTGGAGCAATGGACTATTCTTTACCTCATTTGACCCTGTCTTCTTCTGTGGGAAATGGAGTTGGTTACATCTCGAAATTCCTTACTTCAAATCTGAATAACAGAAACTTGGAAAGTGCACAATCTCTGGTGGATTATTTACTCTCCTTAAACCACCAAGGAGAA AAACTCGTGATAAATGAGACCCTCAGCACAGTCTCAAAGCTCCAGGGAGCGCTTATCGTTGCTGAATTGGCCCTCATGTCGCTACCTAAAGACACACCTTATCATAGCTTTGAGATGAG GTTTAAAGAATGGGGATTTGAGAAAGGATGGGGAGACACTGCTGAAAGAGTTCATGAAACAATGCACTCACTTTCAGAAATTCTGCAAGCTCCTGATCCATTAAACGTGGAGAAATTTTTTGGCAGGCTTCCGATTATCTTCAACATTGTGTTGTTTTCTGTTCATGGATACTTTGGTCAGTCCGATGTTCTCGGGTTACCAGATACAGGTGGACAG GTAGTTTATGTTTTGGATCAAGTAGTAGCTTTGGAAGAGGAATTGCTGCTAAGAATCAAGCAGCAAGGTCTTAATGTGAAGCCTCAGATTCTTGTG GTGACTCGACTCATTCCTGATGCAAAGGGGACTAAATGCAACCAGGAACTAGAACCAATTTTCAACACCAAGCATTCTCACATTCTTAGAGTGCCATTTAGGACAGAAGACGGAATCCTCCGACAATGGATTTCTCGGTTCGATATCTATCCATACCTGGAGAGGT TTTTACAGGATGCTACGAACAAAATCATTGAAGTCATGGAAGGAAAACCAGATTTAATAATTGGAAATTACACTGATGGAAACTTGGTGGCATCTCTTATGGCTAGAAAACTTGACATAACACTG GGAACAATTGCACATGCTTTAGAGAAGACAAAGTATGAAGACTCGGACATGAAATGGAAGGAACTTGACCCCAAGCACCACTTTTCGTGCCAGTTCACAGCCGATTTAATTGCCATGAATAGTGCAGATTTCATCATTACAAGCACATATCAAGAAATCGCGGGAAG CAAAGATAGGTCGGGACAGTACGAAAGCCACACTGCATTTACACTTCCAGGGCTGTATAGAGTTGTATCTGGCATCAATGTTTTCGAGCCGAAATTCAACATTTCTTCTCCAGGGTCCGATCAATCAGTGTATTTTCCTCACACAGATAAACAAAAACGGTTTATGAACTACAGTGCTGCTATTGAAGAGCTTCTCTTTAGTAAAACTGATAATGATGAGCACAT TGGATATTTAGAAGACCGGGAGAAACCTATAATTTTTACCATGGCAAGGCTAGATATTGTGAAGAATATCGCTGGACTAACAGAGTGGTATGGCAAGAACAAAAGGCTTAGAAACTTGGTAAATCTTGTTGTCGTTGGTGGTTTCTTCGATTCTTCCAAGTCGAAAGACAGAGAAGAAGCAGCAGAAATTAAGAAGATGCATCTTTTAATAGAAAATTACACGCTTAAAGGACAAATAAGATGGATAGCGGCTCAAACTGACAGACGAAGAAATGGTGAGCTCTATCGTGCCATTTCAGATACAAAGGGAGCTTTTGTCCAACCGGCTTTGTATGAGGCATTCGGACTAACGGTGGTCGAAGCCATGAACTGTGGATTACCAACTTTTGCAACTAATCAAGGTGGCCCGGCTGAGATAATAGTCGATGGCATTTCGGGATTCCACATTAATCCTAACAACGGAGATGAATCGAGCAACAAGATTGCTGATTTCTTTCAGAAGTCGAATGAGGATCCTTCTTACTGGAACAGAATCTCGGTCCAGGGGCTGCAGCGTATAAACGAATG CTATACATGGAAGATATATGCAAATAAAGTTCTGAATATGGGCTGCATCTATAGCTTCTGGAAAAAGTTGCACAAAGCTGAGAAACAGGCCAAAGGGAGATACATACAGACATTTTATAATCTTCAATTCAGGAGCTTG GTGAAGAATGTATTGATTAAAAAGGATGATGAAACTCCTCAACAAGGGGAAAAGGAGAAGCCGAAACAACAGATTTCAAGAAGGCGTTCCCAATCCCAGTCCACTTTGCAAAG gtgtttgAGAAGATGGTGGTAA
- the LOC140821779 gene encoding phytoene synthase 2, chloroplastic-like, producing MSVVLLWVVSPAFDISNGTGFLEPVHKGTRIIGSFRSISLRRNLIGNGRLDKGQKNMRNFSFTNTGFRYSYLGNSGLGTASRLSVTSSLVASPAGGITLSSEQKVYDVVLKQAALVKRQLKSTVNMEVKPDIVLPGSLSVLSEAYDRCGEVCAEYAKTFYLGTMLMTPERRKAIWAIYVWCRRTDELVDGPNASHITPTALDRWESRLDDIFRGRPFDMLDAALSDTVCKFPIDIQPFRDMIEGMRMDLWKSRYSNFDELYLYCYYVAGTVGLMSVPVMGIAPESQATTESVYNAALALGLANQLTNILRDVGEDARRGRVYLPQDELAQAGLSDEDIFNGEVTDKWRTFMKKQIARARKFFDDAEKGVTELSSASRWPVWASLLLYRQILDEIEANDYNNFTRRAYVSKPKKIMALPMAYAKSLVPPSSRTLSPLVKS from the exons ATGTCTGTTGTTTTGTTGTGGGTGGTTTCTCCCGCTTTTGATATCTCTAATGGCACTGGATTCTTGGAGCCTGTTCATAAAGGAACTCGAATTATTGGTTCATTTAGGTCCATTTCTCTACGTAGAAATTTGATCGGAAATGGAAGGCTCGATAAGGGACAAAAGAATATGCGGAACTTTAGTTTTACAAATACTGGTTTTAGGTATTCATACCTGGGGAACTCCGGTTTAGGGACTGCAAGTAGACTCTCCGTGACATCGAGTTTGGTGGCTAGTCCAGCAGGAGGTATCACCTTATCGTCTGAGCAAAAGGTTTATGATGTGGTTTTGAAACAGGCGGCATTGGTTAAGAGACAGCTGAAGTCGACTGTGAACATGGAGGTAAAACCAGATATTGTTCTTCCGGGATCTCTTAGTGTATTGAGTGAAGCTTATGATCGATGTGGTGAGGTGTGTGCTGAGTATGCCAAGACGTTTTATTTGG GAACCATGCTCATGACACCTGAGAGGAGAAAAGCAATCTGGGCAATATATG TTTGGTGTAGGAGAACAGATGAACTTGTTGACGGGCCAAATGCATCACATATAACTCCTACAGCCTTAGATAGGTGGGAGTCGAGGTTGGATGATATTTTTAGAGGGCGTCCATTTGATATGCTGGATGCTGCTTTATCTGATACTGTTTGCAAGTTTCCTATCGACATTCAG CCTTTTAGAGACATGATTGAAGGAATGAGGATGGACCTCTGGAAGTCAAGATATTCAAACTTTGATGAGTTGTATCTATACTGTTATTATGTAGCTGGTACCGTTGGATTGATGAGTGTGCCAGTTATGGGAATCGCACCTGAATCACAGGCAACCACAGAAAGTGTCTATAATGCGGCTTTGGCTCTAGGACTTGCAAATCAGCTGACCAATATACTCCGGGATGTTGGAGAAGA TGCAAGAAGGGGAAGGGTCTATTTACCTCAGGATGAGTTAGCCCAGGCAGGGCTTTCGGATGAAGACATATTCAACGGGGAGGTAACGGACAAATGGCGAACTTTTATGAAAAAACAAATTGCGAGGGCAAGAAAATTCTTCGATGATGCAGAAAAAGGAGTCACAGAGCTCAGCTCAGCGAGCAGATGGCCC GTGTGGGCATCGTTACTGTTGTACCGACAAATACTGGACGAGATAGAAGCAAATGACTACAACAATTTCACGAGGAGGGCCTATGTTAGCAAACCGAAGAAGATTATGGCTTTGCCAATGGCATATGCAAAGTCTCTTGTTCCTCCATCATCAAGAACCTTATCTCCTCTTGTAAAATCATAG